A single genomic interval of Helianthus annuus cultivar XRQ/B chromosome 6, HanXRQr2.0-SUNRISE, whole genome shotgun sequence harbors:
- the LOC110944847 gene encoding uncharacterized protein At1g15400-like gives MEALPRSEISFRRSGSSGLVWDDKLLSGELKPKDEEEREKKEPQRSEPKPYKSVEVEATIDPPSPKVSGCCAMFGKPVKANKNTPHKQKTKPTHKS, from the coding sequence atggAGGCATTACCAAGGTCAGAAATATCATTTAGAAGATCAGGGTCATCAGGACTTGTGTGGGATGATAAACTGCTATCAGGGGAGCTAAAGccaaaagatgaagaagaaagagagAAAAAAGAGCCACAAAGATCAGAACCAAAGCCTTACAAATCAGTAGAAGTTGAAGCCACTATTGACCCTCCATCTCCAAAGGTCTCTGGTTGTTGTGCCATGTTTGGGAAGCCTGTTAAAGCCAACAAAAACACACCCCACAAGCAGAAAACCAAACCCACCCACAAATCTTGA